TTAATAAAGCCTAATAAGTCATCTATCAGGCTTTATTAATATATATTGTTTTAAAGATTTTTTAGGTCTAAACTTGCTGTTAAAAATGATTGATAAGTATTTACATTATTAAGTTTAGAACTTTCTGTTATACCAACCAGATCGACATCAAATCCAGCTATAGCTTGCCTTAAAACAGATCCATCACTTTCTGCTACAACAGGAATCATCTTAAATAAATCGCTAACTGATATACGGGTAGAATATGTTTCAATATATTCTATATTAGAATAAGTATCTATTATACCGGATATTTTATAAGTAGTCGTAAAAGTTGTAGGATTAACATATCTAAATGTATATTGAGCCAGAAGACCCGGAATATCGAATGAATCTATAAATTTAATTGTATCATCATCAGCTCCACCATCAATTTGATCCGAATATTTATCATGGTAATTTATAATTGTATCATTTCCTGCCCCTGCCACAACAACAGTTAACCCAGATTCGGAATCCCCTGTCATAAAAGGAGTACTTGCCGTTATAATTAAATCATTACCGTCCCCCCCTAAAAGAGTTGTATCACCATAATCACCATATAATGTATCATTACCACCACCGCCATTAAGAACATCATTACCACCATAACCATCTAACTTATCATTATCATCTCCACCATACAAAAAATCACTATAGTTTTCATTACCTGCAAGAATATCATCTCCATACTCACCGTAAATTGTATCACCAGATTCATCAAACCCTCCTTCTATAGTATCATTACCGTCCCCACCATAAAGAGTATCATGTCCATTTCCACCTCGAATAAAATCATCACCATTCCCACCAGATGCTACATCATCCCCATCTGCGCCAGAAAGAAAATCCTTTCCATTACCTCCTAATAATGTATCATCCCCATTATTGCCAAAGAGGTTATCGTCATTATTACCACCAAACAATACATCATTACCATCCCCGCCTTCAACTACGTCATCACTGTCACCAGCCCAAATATTATCATCACCATCATCACCATATAATACATCTTCATCATTCGCACCCAATATAACATCATTTCCACCATAACCATGAATGGTATTTCTTTCTTCATCTCTTCCTGTTAAAAAATCATTACCATTTGTACCATCCGCGATTAGATTTTCAAAAAATAGGAAAAGCTTATTTTTAGATGTAGTATTATCAGAAAATAAATTAATTAAATTTTTATTTTTTAACAAAATTACAGAATTTCTAAAAAATTGCATAATATCTCCAAAATTAATTGTTAATTTAAAATAATTAACTTTATTATGTAATAATTTTATTAATGTCAGAAATATTTTTTAGCTATAAGTTGAAAGCTATTAGCCATAAGTATAAAAATTTATATCATTTAATATTATGATAATTAGGATTAAACCAGGCTAGTGGGATATCTGCCTCAATTGTGTTTTTATCCCATTTTAATCTATGCATCAATTTCCCTTCCCGTATAAATCCCATTCGTTCATAAAGGGCAAGAGATTTGGTATTCGTTTCATTGGTAAATAATTCAATTCGTAAAATATCAGGCCGTTTTGTCTTAACAAGTGTTTGCAAAGTCCCAAGCAAGTTTTTTCCAACACCCATCCTATGAAAATCTGGATCAACCGCAATAGTTAATTCCCCTAATACATGATTAAAGATCCTGGGTTGTAGGGGATAGCAATGTACCTCCCCAATAATTTCTGTGGAAATAGTTGGATGGTCAACAACCAGATTAAACCCATTAGGCATAGATTTTTTCATAAAATCTTTGATATAGTCAATTGATACTTCATCCTCTCTTACAGCAATACCTCCGCTAATTCTGGCAACTTTTTTATAAAGGGCTTGGATTTTTAATTCATCATCGGGGGTTGAAGATCGCACATTATGCATAGATTTTTTACCTATATTAAGTAACGAAATAATAAAAACTATTTAAAATTTCATGATTAACATATATAAAAAAACTATCGAAGTATATTAAAATATTTTAAATAAGGAAAATCTGATGTTTCGTTTTTTTAAAACATCTTTAGTAAAAATAATGTTTATATTTTTATGTCTAATCACAGGGCTTGAAGCTAATGCTCAAGGCCGTAGAGCTACAATAAAAAATAGTATTTTAAGTACCGTTAATTTTCAACAACCCAAAGATTTAACCTTTGGTGAATTTTATAATATTCCAGGACCTAAGAACGAAGTTCTTAAAAATGATCCGCGTTATGAAAACCAAAGATTAGCCCCCTTTCTTAATCCTTTAAATATGAGTGAAGGTGATCCTGTCATGATTAGTGGATGGGCTAATTATATTATTCGCCAAAAGGATAATACGTACACAATTCAAATCATCGCCAACACAATAAGTGATGGCCGATGTGTTATTGCAGCCATCCCATCAGATACATCCAAACTAGTTCAAGATGAAAAATTAAAACCAGCCTTGCATGAAGCAAGAAGAATTGTCGAAGAGCAAATGTTACAAAAAAAAGAATTAAAAATAGGCCAAGAAAGATCCATTGTATCGACACCTGTTCAAGTCGTTGGACAACTTTTCTATAATACCAGCTTTATTATGTCGGAGACCAATAAAGGTAAAAAAGACTGCACGTCCAGGTCCATTTGGGAAATTCACCCTGTCACATTTATCAAAGCAAATTAATTTATTGTTCTAATTGCTTTATAAGTTTTTTAGCCCTGCTTTTCATAGCAGGGCTTCCTTTTTGTAACGCATTCTTAACAATATTTATTGTTTCCTGGATATAAATTGGATCTTGAAGGGCAATATCTGTTAAAGCCTGAAGAGCGAAAGTTCGAACAATTTTGCTTTGGTCTTTTAAAAATTCTTTCAAAAGAATAAATGCCGTATCCCTTTCCTTTTTTGTTAGAGATAAACGTGGTAAAATTTGGGCCAAATGCCAGCGCACCTCTTGCCTTGTAATCTTTGATACTTTATTAAGGATCTGCTTTTTAAAAGGTTTAAGTATTAAAGGATTATGGGCAGAAATTTTTTCAAGCGCATCAGCAGCGCGCATTCGCACACCCTCATCTGAATAAAAAATTGCCGCAAATAAATCGGCTATAGGTAATTTATTTTTTTGAACTTGGTCAATAATATAATTAACCTGTCCGATTGAACGAAGGTCGGATCCAGAAAGCAAGGTAATAACATCATCTCTATCAATATTATTATTTTTTACCATTGACTTTTGTATAACGGAAACAATCAATTGTATGATCACTCACCATGCCAACGGCCTGCATAAAGGCATAGCAAATGGTGCTTCCAACAAAACGGAAACCTTTTTTCTTTAATTCTTTGCTCATCAAATCGCTTTCTTTTGTAAAGGCCGGCAC
The sequence above is a segment of the Alphaproteobacteria bacterium genome. Coding sequences within it:
- a CDS encoding GNAT family N-acetyltransferase, with the protein product MHNVRSSTPDDELKIQALYKKVARISGGIAVREDEVSIDYIKDFMKKSMPNGFNLVVDHPTISTEIIGEVHCYPLQPRIFNHVLGELTIAVDPDFHRMGVGKNLLGTLQTLVKTKRPDILRIELFTNETNTKSLALYERMGFIREGKLMHRLKWDKNTIEADIPLAWFNPNYHNIK